Within the Vespa crabro chromosome 5, iyVesCrab1.2, whole genome shotgun sequence genome, the region GAAGAGGCCGTGAAGCAGTTTGGTTTGATAAACGCAAGTAAATATTGATTGCTGTAGTCTTTACTTAatatcttttactctttcaaaatcttattaatattattatgttagtgattctatataaatatctacatTTACAGAGATCCAAAGTGTCTTTGCCTTGACAAAATTGAAggttttatattaaatgttcCAACAGAATATAAATTGGGTTTTGTGTTACTCCCATTGAAAAGGCGCCACTGGATTGCcttgaaaaaaattcatggTGCCTTTTATAATTTAGATTCAAAGTTAGATACACCACAACTTATAGGAAAAGTGagttttaaaaattacatttacttatataaaatataaaattataagaaatgaatgaaagatcatatttttatatttttgaaaattatgaaatattattatttattttatacaggATAATGAATTACTTATATATCTCAAGGACCAAATAGACAGTAAggaaaaggaattatttcttGTTGTCTCtagagaaatagataataatcaaGGATGGTTAATGGAACCAtatgaaattaaagaagataataatactgatcATGATTCAATCAGGTATATTGAAGATGGTTATCCATCAGATATAGATGTAAAGAAATCAGAATctaaagaaatgaatgaaaatgaggaattaatatgtaataaaaatactagaTAATTTTTACTCAATATTAAAAGTGTGATATTAttgagaaatataatttatgaagGATGGAATTAAGGCAAATGATCAATGgatttttcaaactttaagGAAAATTatcagaagaaaaaatagttaGAGTTAATAAATGTTTTGCACAGAACTCTACAAGGTAGTAGTTCTGACTCTATTTACACAAATATCTTAATACACTGAGACtgttgaatatataatttgaatttcTAACTAAAAACAcacatgagtattattaaagcttGT harbors:
- the LOC124424190 gene encoding josephin-2, with translation MVANTGSDMTGSIYHERQVKELCALHALNNLFQERGFSKQELDQICYSLSPAVWINPHKSLLGLGNYDINVIMAALQRRGREAVWFDKRKDPKCLCLDKIEGFILNVPTEYKLGFVLLPLKRRHWIALKKIHGAFYNLDSKLDTPQLIGKDNELLIYLKDQIDSKEKELFLVVSREIDNNQGWLMEPYEIKEDNNTDHDSIRYIEDGYPSDIDVKKSESKEMNENEELICNKNTR